In a genomic window of Stakelama saccharophila:
- the atpE gene encoding ATP synthase F0 subunit C, with product MDAEAAKYIGAGLAAMGAGLAGIGVGYIFGSHVLGAFRNPDAEPRIAGRLFLGFAVVEALGLIAAVVALYLAFAG from the coding sequence ATGGACGCAGAAGCAGCAAAATATATCGGCGCCGGCCTTGCGGCGATGGGTGCGGGTCTCGCCGGCATCGGCGTGGGCTACATCTTCGGTTCGCACGTCCTCGGCGCATTCCGCAATCCGGACGCCGAGCCGCGCATCGCCGGCCGTCTGTTCCTGGGCTTCGCCGTGGTCGAGGCGCTGGGCCTGATCGCCGCGGTCGTCGCGCTCTACCTCGCCTTCGCGGGCTGA
- a CDS encoding ATPase, whose product MPQFEPANFLPQMVWLVVAFAILYFVIVQTTLPRLGRTIDARENKVMGDLDSAQRAKADADSMQAEYEAGVASAQERARARLAEARQAAAKTIEAELARSNAVLNEKMEAAEASLDEARNRAVGEIEAVAADAAASIVEKLTGTRPAEAEAHSAARAALA is encoded by the coding sequence ATGCCTCAGTTTGAACCGGCAAATTTCCTGCCCCAGATGGTGTGGCTGGTCGTTGCGTTCGCGATTCTGTATTTCGTGATCGTGCAGACGACGCTGCCGCGCCTGGGCCGCACGATCGACGCCCGTGAGAACAAGGTCATGGGCGACCTCGATTCGGCCCAGCGGGCGAAGGCGGATGCCGATTCGATGCAGGCCGAATATGAAGCCGGCGTCGCATCCGCGCAGGAGCGGGCGCGCGCGCGGCTGGCCGAGGCACGGCAGGCGGCCGCCAAGACGATCGAGGCGGAACTCGCCAGGTCGAACGCCGTGCTCAACGAAAAGATGGAAGCCGCCGAGGCGTCGCTCGACGAAGCGCGCAACCGTGCCGTGGGCGAGATCGAGGCGGTCGCGGCCGACGCGGCGGCATCCATCGTCGAAAAACTGACCGGCACCCGCCCCGCCGAGGCCGAGGCCCATTCGGCGGCGCGCGCGGCGCTGGCTTGA
- a CDS encoding DMT family transporter — translation MAWAILFIAVFTEICWALSLKWAAMQATWQASSVPIILSFVNMGLLALAMRGIPAGTAYAIWTGLGAIGVIIGGVVLFGDKISPVQAMFMAVTVVGIVGMKLTAQG, via the coding sequence ATGGCATGGGCCATCCTCTTCATCGCGGTGTTCACCGAAATCTGCTGGGCGCTCAGCCTGAAATGGGCGGCGATGCAGGCGACGTGGCAGGCCTCGTCCGTGCCGATCATTCTGTCCTTCGTGAACATGGGGCTGCTCGCCCTCGCGATGCGCGGCATTCCCGCCGGCACGGCCTATGCGATCTGGACGGGGCTGGGCGCGATCGGCGTCATCATCGGCGGCGTCGTCCTTTTCGGGGACAAGATTTCCCCCGTGCAGGCCATGTTCATGGCTGTTACGGTAGTGGGCATCGTTGGAATGAAATTGACCGCACAAGGGTGA
- the uvrC gene encoding excinuclease ABC subunit UvrC: MPRSKADRPDLPNASSRFNEEKQTYTVRGVGKPDLEAGVAAIRNVLKTLPARPGVYRMHDARGDVLYVGKARALKNRVNNYTQVSRLPRRLQRMVAQTRSMTIVTTNNEAEALLLEAQLIKRYRPAYNVLLRDDKSFPFILLRADHDFPRIQKHRGARRAKGNYYGPFASAGSVNRTLNALQKLFLLRSCTDSFFSNRDRPCLLYQIKRCSAPCVGRIGEEEYTELVRDAKDFLAGKSTEVQAKLGAQMEAASEALDFELAAILRDRLRALTFIQGSQAINAEGVGDADIFALGARQGTIGIQAFFIRGGQNWGHRSFFPAHTNDVPEDEVMASFLTQFYEQVPPPRTILLDRTLAERELLGEALGERAGYKVALSVPQRGARKRLLDQAKRNAEEALDRRLAESTTQAKLLREVAELFELAEPPDRIEIYDNSHIQGTNALGAMVVAGPEGFRKNQYRKFNIRQAATDDDFAMMREVFARRFARALKEDPDRDAGDWPDLVLIDGGRGQLNAAREVLEDLGIEDVCLVGVAKGPHHGREGREVFHLMDGRELTLPTNSPVLFYLQRLRDEVHRFAIGAHRQKRAKAMGASPLDEVPGIGPARKKALLMHFGTARAVRGASLEDLRRAPGVSTAVAQQVYDFYHAR, from the coding sequence ATGCCGCGCAGCAAAGCCGACCGCCCCGACCTTCCCAATGCCTCGTCGCGTTTCAACGAGGAAAAGCAGACCTATACCGTGCGCGGCGTCGGCAAGCCGGACCTGGAGGCGGGGGTTGCGGCGATCCGCAACGTATTGAAGACGCTGCCGGCGCGGCCGGGCGTGTACCGGATGCACGATGCGCGCGGCGACGTGCTCTATGTCGGCAAGGCGCGCGCACTGAAGAACCGGGTGAACAATTACACCCAGGTCAGTCGCCTGCCCAGGCGGTTGCAGCGCATGGTCGCGCAGACGCGCAGCATGACGATCGTCACGACCAACAATGAGGCCGAGGCACTGCTGCTCGAAGCGCAGCTCATCAAGCGCTACCGCCCCGCCTATAACGTCCTGCTGCGCGACGATAAGTCGTTCCCGTTCATCCTGCTGCGCGCCGATCACGATTTCCCGCGCATCCAGAAGCATCGCGGCGCGCGGCGCGCGAAGGGCAATTATTACGGACCGTTCGCCAGCGCGGGATCGGTCAACCGCACGCTCAACGCGCTGCAAAAGCTGTTTCTGCTCAGGAGCTGCACCGACAGCTTCTTCAGCAATCGCGACCGGCCCTGCCTGCTCTATCAGATCAAGCGCTGTTCGGCGCCGTGCGTCGGGCGGATCGGCGAGGAGGAGTATACCGAGCTGGTGCGCGACGCGAAGGATTTCCTCGCCGGCAAATCGACCGAGGTGCAGGCGAAGCTCGGCGCGCAGATGGAGGCGGCGAGCGAAGCGCTCGATTTCGAGCTGGCGGCGATCCTGCGCGACCGGCTGCGCGCGCTGACCTTCATCCAGGGCAGCCAGGCGATCAATGCCGAGGGCGTGGGCGATGCCGACATCTTTGCGCTCGGCGCCAGGCAAGGCACGATCGGCATCCAGGCCTTTTTCATCCGCGGCGGCCAGAATTGGGGGCATCGCAGCTTCTTTCCCGCGCATACCAACGACGTGCCGGAAGACGAGGTGATGGCGAGCTTCCTCACCCAGTTCTACGAACAGGTGCCGCCGCCGAGAACGATCCTGCTCGACCGCACGCTTGCGGAGCGCGAACTGCTCGGCGAGGCGCTGGGCGAGCGCGCGGGGTACAAGGTCGCGCTGTCGGTGCCGCAGCGCGGCGCGCGCAAGCGGCTGCTCGACCAGGCGAAGCGCAACGCCGAGGAGGCGCTCGACCGGCGGCTGGCCGAATCGACGACACAGGCGAAACTGCTGCGCGAAGTCGCCGAATTGTTCGAGCTTGCCGAGCCGCCCGACCGGATCGAAATCTACGACAACAGTCATATCCAGGGCACCAATGCGCTGGGCGCGATGGTCGTCGCGGGGCCGGAAGGGTTCCGCAAGAACCAGTACCGGAAGTTCAACATCAGGCAGGCGGCGACCGACGACGATTTCGCGATGATGCGCGAGGTGTTCGCGCGCCGCTTCGCCCGCGCGCTGAAGGAAGATCCCGACCGCGATGCCGGCGACTGGCCCGATCTGGTGCTGATCGACGGCGGGCGCGGACAACTCAACGCCGCGCGCGAGGTGCTGGAGGATCTGGGGATCGAGGATGTCTGCCTGGTCGGCGTCGCCAAGGGGCCGCATCACGGCCGCGAGGGGCGCGAGGTGTTTCACCTGATGGACGGGCGCGAGCTGACGCTGCCGACCAATTCGCCGGTTCTGTTCTACCTCCAGCGGCTGCGCGACGAGGTCCACCGCTTCGCCATCGGCGCGCACCGGCAGAAGCGGGCAAAGGCGATGGGCGCAAGCCCCCTGGACGAGGTGCCGGGGATCGGCCCGGCGCGCAAGAAGGCGCTGCTGATGCATTTCGGCACCGCGCGGGCGGTGCGGGGCGCGAGCCTGGAGGATCTGCGGCGCGCGCCGGGCGTCAGCACCGCGGTCGCGCAGCAGGTTTACGATTTTTATCACGCGCGCTGA